A genomic segment from Malus domestica chromosome 05, GDT2T_hap1 encodes:
- the LOC103411524 gene encoding G-type lectin S-receptor-like serine/threonine-protein kinase At1g61480 — protein sequence MDDQYRSGFNLEDNAQQGTKYFSFNLFAKTIEAFMDVSFEGVLRLIYTKHSENWKTFWEAPAAKNPCDKYGACGPFGVCKSSESPICKCLKGFVPKSHEEWSRGNRAEGEECKIQCLSNCSCLAYVYVDNIGCLIWSNELIDIQEFSSNGEDIFIRLQHTKSGQGKRTKLIAGLSAICFINFLVAIVYVFHRLQANRRVAKLGNIKATAKFEHTDLNENSSGGTVQEYIREHERSELFLYRFDSISIATNNFSIPNKLGEGGFVLEYVAKWPTFGYKQFKRKKTP from the exons ATGGATGATCAATATCGAAGTGGATTTAATCTCGAGGATAATGCGCAGCAGGGAACAAAGTATTTCTCTTTTAATTTGTTTGCTAAAACTATTGAAGCATTTATGGACGTCTCTTTCGAAGGTGTATTAAGGCTTATCTATACAAAACATAGCGAGAACTGGAAAACTTTCTGGGAAGCCCCAGCGGCAAAGAATCCATGTGACAAGTATGGAGCATGTGGGCCTTTTGGGGTTTGCAAATCTTCTGAATCTCCAATCTGCAAGTGTTTGAAAGGGTTCGTGCCGAAGTCACATGAGGAATGGAGCAGAGGAAACAGGGCAGAAGG AGAAGAGTGCAAGATACAATGCCTAAGTAATTGCTCTTGCCTGGCTTACGTGTATGTTGACAACATCGGATGTTTGATCTGGTCCAATGAACTAATAGATATTCAGGAGTTTTCATCTAATGGAGAAGATATTTTTATTCGCCTCCAACACACAAAATCTG GTCAAGGAAAGCGAACAAAGTTAATTGCCGGCCTCTCGGCTATTTGTTTTATCAATTTCTTGGTTGCCATAGTGTACGTTTTTCACAGATTGCAAGCTAACCGAAGGG TTGCCAAATTAGGAAACATCAAGGCAACAGCAAAGTTTGAACATACTGATCTGAAtgaaaattcaagtggcggCACTGTTCAAGAATATATAAGAGAACATGAGCGGTCGGAGCTATTCCTCTATAGGTTTGACAGCATATCAATTGCTACGAACAATTTCAGCATCCCAAACAAACTCGGGGAAGGGGGATTTGTGTTGgagtatgtggccaagtggccaacttttggctataaacaattcaaaagaaaaaagacaccatga
- the LOC103421745 gene encoding G-type lectin S-receptor-like serine/threonine-protein kinase At1g61480 has translation MGFCNLVFLSSFLLLSQISCAAEVYSITSLQPLAQGQTLVSPSRIFELGFFSPNSSGNKYVGIWHKSILPRKVVWVANRDNPLAVTDALASLTITSNGNLQLVDEKRNEVWSTNISVSSNGSPSALLLDSGNFVIELKKGDEYLWKSFDYPGDTLLPGMLLGFNSKSGKRSFSTSWKSENDPSTGKFLVGLTPQNPAQVFIWINGSTPYWRSGPWDKAMFIGIPDMDDQYLSGFHLDADLRQGTKYFWYNLFGKTLAYLYISSEGKHKYMYSKYGENWNLHWETPKFPCDIYGTCGPFGVCEASKSSTTPICKCLKGFAPKSVDEWNRGNRTSGCVRQTELFCESNTNQSVSLSKKEDGFWKMSSVKLPDYHEYSSLDDEDCRILCRDNCSCLAYAYVNAIGCLVWFKDLIDISEFSSGGADLYIRLANAELGEEQTHIKLIVSLALICFIIMAAIVFGLYKLRANQKGTIKVTRSEITLTDTIDSSRESLQEYIRTHDPSELLIYEYDFDSILTATSNFSITNKLGEGGFGAVYRGKLEEGKEIAVKRLSSSSGQGIEEFKNEMLLISKLQHKNLVRLMGCCIKDDEKLIIYEFMQNKSLDTLLFDPMRRGVLDWAKRFNIIQGVARGLLYLHHDSCLKVIHRDLKASNILLDENMNPKISDFGLARIFQGTQNLANTQKVVGTLGYMSPEYAMRGIFSEKSDVYSFGVLVLEIIGGCKNTSFYDHETELCFLPYIWHNWSEGKGLYLVDEVLADSYSASEATRSLHVGLLCVQDNAADRPTMPEVVFMLSSETHRPQPKRPIFTFQNSVSDRRPRYDNTCSANEATITLLEGR, from the exons ATGGGTTTTTGTAATTTAGTATTCCTCTCCAGCTTCCTCCTTCTGTCACAGATTTCTTGTGCTGCAGAAGTTTATAGCATAACTTCTCTGCAACCATTAGCACAGGGACAAACTCTCGTCTCCCCCAGCCGCATTTTCGAATTGGGATTCTTCAGTCCTAACAGTTCTGGTAATAAGTACGTCGGAATATGGCACAAGAGTATACTTCCGCGGAAAGTTGTATGGGTGGCCAACCGAGACAACCCTCTTGCAGTTACAGACGCATTGGCTAGCTTGACAATCACCAGCAACGGGAATCTGCAGCTCGTAGATGAGAAGCGGAATGAAGTTTGGTCAACGAACATTTCGGTTTCATCGAATGGTTCTCCATCTGCACTTCTTTTAGACAGCGGAAACTTTGTCATCGAACTCAAAAAAGGAGATGAGTACTTGTGGAAGAGCTTCGATTATCCTGGCGACACTCTTCTACCGGGTATGCTGCTGGGATTCAATAGTAAATCTGGAAAGCGGAGTTTCTCGACTTCTTGGAAAAGTGAGAATGATCCATCAACCGGGAAATTCTTGGTTGGATTGACACCGCAGAACCCGGCACAGGTTTTCATTTGGATTAATGGATCAACTCCTTATTGGAGAAGCGGTCCATGGGATAAAGCAATGTTCATCGGCATACCGGATATGGATGATCAATATCTAAGTGGATTTCATCTGGATGCTGATTTGCGGCAGGGAACAAAGTATTTCTGGTACAATTTATTCGGCAAGACTCTAGCATATCTGTACATCTCCTCAGAAGGGAAACATAAGTATATGTATTCAAAATATGGAGAAAACTGGAATCTTCACTGGGAGACCCCAAAATTTCCATGTGACATCTATGGAACATGTGGACCTTTTGGGGTATGCGAAGCTTCGAAATCTTCAACAACTCCAATCTGCAAGTGTTTGAAAGGGTTTGCGCCTAAGTCAGTAGATGAATGGAACAGGGGAAACAGGACAAGCGGTTGTGTGAGGCAAACCGAATTGTTTTGTGAGAGTAACACAAATCAGTCAGTCTCTTTGAGCAAAAAAGAAGATGGGTTTTGGAAGATGTCAAGTGTAAAACTACCAGATTATCATGAATATTCGTCTTTGGATGACGAAGACTGCAGGATACTTTGCCGAGATAATTGTTCGTGCCTGGCTTATGCTTACGTTAACGCTATAGGGTGTTTGGTCTGGTTCAAAGACCTTATTGATATTTCAGAGTTTTCCTCTGGTGGAGCAGATCTTTATATTCGCTTAGCAAACGCAGAACTCG GTGAAGAACAAACGCATATAAAGTTAATTGTCAGCCTCGcattgatttgttttatcatCATGGCTGCCATTGTGTTCGGTTTGTACAAGTTGCGAGCCAACCAAAAGG GAACCATCAAAGTGACGAGAAGTGAGATTACATTGACTGATACAATTGATTCATCAAGGGAAAGTCTTCAGGAATATATTCGAACGCATGATCCATCAGAGCTATTAATCTATGAATATGATTTCGATAGCATATTAACTGCTACTAGCAATTTCAGCATCACAAACAAGCTCGGAGAAGGAGGATTTGGAGCAGTTTATAGG GGTAAGCTAGAAGAAGGGAAGGAAATAGCAGTAAAAAGACTATCCAGCAGCTCGGGGCAAGGGATAGAAGAGTTCAAGAATGAGATGCTGTTGATCTCCAAACTCCAACACAAGAACCTCGTAAGGTTGATGGGCTGCTGCATCAAAGACGATGAGAAGTTAATAATTTATGAGTTCATGCAAAACAAAAGCCTGGATACTCTTCTATTCG ATCCAATGAGAAGAGGAGTGCTTGATTGGGCAAAACGCTTCAATATTATTCAAGGTGTAGCCAGAGGACTTCTTTACCTCCACCATGATTCCTGCTTGAAGGTAATACATAGAGATTTGAAGGCAAGTAATATACTCTTGGATGagaacatgaacccaaaaatttcggATTTTGGACTGGCACGTATCTTTCAAGGAACACAGAACTTAGCAAACACTCAGAAGGTTGTGGGAACTCT TGGCTATATGTCTCCAGAATATGCCATGCGCGGTATATTTTCTGAAAAATCTGACGTTTATAGCTTCGGggtcttggtattggagattattggCGGCTGTAAGAATACCAGCTTCTATGACCATGAAACAGAGCTATGCTTCCTACCTTAT ATATGGCACAACTGGAGTGAAGGCAAGGGATTGTACTTAGTAGACGAAGTATTGGCGGATTCATATTCCGCATCAGAAGCAACGAGATCCTTGCATGTTGGGCTTCTTTGTGTACAAGACAATGCTGCAGATAGGCCAACCATGCCGGAAGTGGTTTTCATGCTAAGTAGTGAGACACATCGTCCACAACCTAAGCGGCCTATATTCACTTTCCAAAACTCAGTTTCTGATCGTAGGCCGCGGTATGACAATACTTGCTCCGCCAATGAAGCCACCATAACGCTTCTTGAAGGACGATAG